In the Cylindrospermopsis raciborskii Cr2010 genome, GAGATAAGATTAATGATAACCACAAGTGTTCCACCCACGGAAGGTTACCTAATTATCAAAGACCAAGAAGACCAAACTGAACTGGTCAAAGAAAAATGGAGAATCAGTCTCGGAATTGCCAATGATTTTGGCGACTTTTAATTTTGCCGACTTTTCATAAACCTCACCCAGCTCCCCCCCATGCACGACCTCAATCACAAACTTAACACCCATTATCCTGGAAAAGTTGTACGCAAGGACTTAACCAAGCGTATTAAGGAAGGTGCTAATGTACCTGTTTATGTGTTGGAATATCTATTGGGTATGTACTGTGCTACCGATGATGAAACTACTATTGAGGAAGGGGTAGAGCGAGTAAAAAAGATTCTTGCCCAAAATTATGTACGTCCAGATGAAGCAGAACTAGTAAAGTCTAAAATTAGAGAGTTAGGGCGTTTTACAGTTATAGATCAAGTTAGCGTCACATTAAATGAAAAGAATGATATTTACCAGGGGACATTAACCAATCTAGGGATAAAAAATCTAGTCATAGATCCGGAGATTGTCAAAACCAACTCTAAATTATTGGGTAGTGGAATTTGGTGCATTTTGCAACTAGAGTATGAAGCAGGAGCAAAACCAAGTCCTTTTATTGTGAGTAGTTTAAAACCAGTACAAATGCCCACAATAGACATGGAAGAACTATTTGGTACTCGTTTAGCTTTTACCCGTAGTGAATGGATTGATATTCTAATTAGATCCACAGGAATTGAGCCAACTACCCTCAAAGAAGAAGTAAAATGGCACTTACTAGCTAGATTGATACCTTTGTGCGAGAACAACTATAATAGTTGTGAACTCGGACCTCGCTCCACGGGTAAGTCTCATGTGTATAAAGAGGTTTCTCCCAATTCTATCTTGATTTCGGGAGGTAAAACCACAGTAGCCAATTTGTTTTACAATATGTCCACCCGTCGAATTGGACTAGTGGGTTTATTCGACGTAGTAGCTTTTGATGAAGTTGCGGGAATCAGCTTTCATGATAACGATGGTGTGCAGATTATGAAAGATTATATGGCATCGGGCTCTTTCGCACGAGGAAAAGCGGAAATTAGTGCCAATGCTTCTATGGTATTTGTGGGTAACATTGATCATAGCGTAGAATCTCTAGTTAAAACATCTCATCTGCTGGCACCTTTTCCTCAAGCAATGATAGACACGGCATTTTTTGACCGATTTCACGCCTATATACCAGGGTGGGAAGTGCCTAAATTTAGTCCGGAGAACTTTACCAATCAATATGGTTTTATAGTAGATTATTTAGCTGAATGGCTGCGGGAAATGCGTAAACGTAGTTTTGCTGATGTCTTAGATAAATACTTTCGTCTTGGTAATAATCTAAAACAAAGAGACGTGCAAGCAGTGCGCAAAACAGTTTCAGGCATGCTAAAACTAATTTTTCCCGATGGCTCATTTAGTAAGGAAGATGTACGGGATGCTTTAATATATGCCCTAAAAGTAAGGAGGCGAATCAAAGAGCAGCTGAAAAAAATTGGTGGCATGGAATTTTATGATGTGCATTTTAGCTACATTGATTTGGAAACAATGGAAGAGCAGTTTGTTTCGGTTCCAGAACAGGGAGCAGCAACCCTAATTAGTCCAGATATTTTAAATCCCGGTCACCTTCACTTCATCAGTCCCACAGACAACAATGTAATTGGCGCTTTCAAACTGGAATTACAAACAGTCATAGGTAGCGGTAAATTAACCCGCACAGGAATGGCCAACACATCCAAAATCAAAGATAGTTTAAACATAGCCATGAACTATTTTAAAGCCAACTCCCAACGAGTGAGCAGCGGTATTATTCCCACTAACTGGGACTTTTTGTTACAAATAATAGACCTGCAAGGTAGTGGAATTCCCCAAGAAAGTGGACTAGCTCTACTCATCTCATTATGCTCCGCCACTCTTAAACGCAGTCTTCAAGCCCAACTAGTCATTTTGGGAGAAATGACCCTAGGTGGTACTATTACACCAGTCACTAACCTAGCTACTAGTTTACAAGTAGCATTTGATGCTGGTGCTAAACGAATTCTTTTACCCATGAGCAGCGCAGTAGATATTGCCAGTGTTCCTCCTGAATTGTTTGCCAAATTCCAAACTTCGTTTTACACTGACCCTGTTGATGCTGTATTTAAAGCCTTGTCCGTAGATTAGGTCAGCTGGCTGGTTTTCGATAAATCTTCAAGGAAAACATGCCATTTTCAAAGGCAAACTCCGGGTCTATACCCGTGCTTTCTCTAGCACTTTCAATAATCTTGAGTGTGCCCCCACCCCAGTTCTCAAACAAACCCATCATATAAAACACTCTGGCGATTAATTTATTACCAGGTCTGGATGGATGGTGCCGCTTGAGAGCGTCAATAGTAATAGTAGGCGTAAACAGTTGAGCAGGGTTGTAGAAAAGAATAAACGAGGGTCTGACTTCGATGGTGGATTTAACATCCATACGGTAATCTCGGTGGGCGATCAGATTGACCAACGCCTCCCGCAGCATCAACCTGGGGAATTCAAGAATTTCAACACCTTGTTGTTCGCCCTTCCCATAGGATTTCCTTATGCTACCCAAAAGGAAATCCATGGACTTGCCAAAGGTATCGAGTAAATTACCTGTGTACTCATGATTATTTGTCATCTCATCATAACCCGTATCTGTAGGAAAACTTGCAACCTTGACCTCATAATGGGTCAAAAAGAAGCGGGCGGGGTTTTTTCCAAAAAGAAGCACTGCTGCATTGCTAACTATGCCATTCTTGACTAGATCCAGCTTTTCCATAACCTGATCAACTGGTAGGTAGAGATTCTGATTGAAGTCACGCACAACATTGGCTGTTTCCATGAACCTTTGCACGCTTGTTTCATCTATATCTGCTAAAGTGGCACCAGGACAAGGCTGGAAATCAAAGCCATAACCGTTGGTTCTTTGCTGAAGCAGGATTCGGTACTGCTCCTGATCCAACTGCTGGGTGGTGGGGCCAATCCGGATATAGGGTCTACCATAGGCAACATGGGGTTTTAATGGGCTCTGCTCAATGCATACCCGAATACAAGATTTGCCTTCAATCTCCACTTTTTCCACTTGGGGATACAATTTGGGATCTGTGTTGAGCTTAATGGTATTAGCAATGTTTTTTAATGTGTCATTACTTACCATCTGTCCAACCACGGTTCCGTCATCGGATATACCAAAGTACAGTACGCCGCCTTTGTGATTAGCAAAAGCACATAGAGTCTGGGTGGCTTCTTTTAGTAGAGAGGTGGAGCGTTTAAATTCCAGTTCTTCCGATTCTCCAGATATGATTTCTTCTCTATAGTCAGTCATTTAGTAAAGTCCCTCAGTATTAATCATCTCCCGTAGGGAGTGCTTCG is a window encoding:
- the brxL gene encoding protease Lon-related BREX system protein BrxL, which produces MHDLNHKLNTHYPGKVVRKDLTKRIKEGANVPVYVLEYLLGMYCATDDETTIEEGVERVKKILAQNYVRPDEAELVKSKIRELGRFTVIDQVSVTLNEKNDIYQGTLTNLGIKNLVIDPEIVKTNSKLLGSGIWCILQLEYEAGAKPSPFIVSSLKPVQMPTIDMEELFGTRLAFTRSEWIDILIRSTGIEPTTLKEEVKWHLLARLIPLCENNYNSCELGPRSTGKSHVYKEVSPNSILISGGKTTVANLFYNMSTRRIGLVGLFDVVAFDEVAGISFHDNDGVQIMKDYMASGSFARGKAEISANASMVFVGNIDHSVESLVKTSHLLAPFPQAMIDTAFFDRFHAYIPGWEVPKFSPENFTNQYGFIVDYLAEWLREMRKRSFADVLDKYFRLGNNLKQRDVQAVRKTVSGMLKLIFPDGSFSKEDVRDALIYALKVRRRIKEQLKKIGGMEFYDVHFSYIDLETMEEQFVSVPEQGAATLISPDILNPGHLHFISPTDNNVIGAFKLELQTVIGSGKLTRTGMANTSKIKDSLNIAMNYFKANSQRVSSGIIPTNWDFLLQIIDLQGSGIPQESGLALLISLCSATLKRSLQAQLVILGEMTLGGTITPVTNLATSLQVAFDAGAKRILLPMSSAVDIASVPPELFAKFQTSFYTDPVDAVFKALSVD
- a CDS encoding RNA-binding domain-containing protein; its protein translation is MTDYREEIISGESEELEFKRSTSLLKEATQTLCAFANHKGGVLYFGISDDGTVVGQMVSNDTLKNIANTIKLNTDPKLYPQVEKVEIEGKSCIRVCIEQSPLKPHVAYGRPYIRIGPTTQQLDQEQYRILLQQRTNGYGFDFQPCPGATLADIDETSVQRFMETANVVRDFNQNLYLPVDQVMEKLDLVKNGIVSNAAVLLFGKNPARFFLTHYEVKVASFPTDTGYDEMTNNHEYTGNLLDTFGKSMDFLLGSIRKSYGKGEQQGVEILEFPRLMLREALVNLIAHRDYRMDVKSTIEVRPSFILFYNPAQLFTPTITIDALKRHHPSRPGNKLIARVFYMMGLFENWGGGTLKIIESARESTGIDPEFAFENGMFSLKIYRKPAS